In Cryptomeria japonica chromosome 10, Sugi_1.0, whole genome shotgun sequence, a genomic segment contains:
- the LOC131067546 gene encoding probable glycosyltransferase At5g03795 isoform X1, whose translation MEFDFFFCATASKSQDGLHPQSFARNISQFHSQKHCRQDSGERKKAREDARGNGAERGTSNYKERSYMEMEKRFKMFVYKEGELPLVHNGPCKNIYTTEGRFIHEIQLGNRFLTSDPEKAHVFFLPFSVVMMVSYVYKPNTYDTTPLKRFVSDYISLVSNKYPFWNRSLGADHFFLSCHDWAPETSKVNPYLFNKAIRVLCNANTSEGFNPAKDASLPEVNFRTGAANGMMGGNSALRRPLLAFFAGGNHGPIRPLLLKHWKNDNDSSSSSDIRVYEYLPKELAPYYNEMMKKSKYCLCPSGYEVASPRIVEAIYSECVPVIISDDYVLPFSDVLNWNAFSLFLPSTEIPNLRTILDSIPLTRYVEMQQRLKQVRTHFELNQPPKPYDMFHMILHSIWLRRLNVHLTPHD comes from the exons ATGGAATTCGATTTCTTCTTCTGTGCCACTGCATCCAAATCCCAGGATGGACTACACCCACAATCATTTGCACGCAACATATCACAATTCCACAGCCAAAAGCATTGCCGACAAGATTCAG GCGAAAGGAAAAAGGCAAGGGAGGATGCGCGTGGAAATGGAGCTGAAAGAGGCACGAGCAACTATAAGGAAAG GAGTTATATGGAAATGGAGAAGAGGTTCAAGATGTTTGTGTATAAAGAGGGAGAGCTGCCTCTGGTGCACAATGGGCCGTGTAAAAACATATACACGACAGAAGGGAGGTTTATTCACGAGATTCAATTGGGAAATCGATTCCTTACGTCAGACCCGGAGAAGGCTCACGTTTTTTTCCTTCCTTTCAGCGTGGTAATGATGGTGAGCTACGTATACAAGCCTAATACGTACGATACGACGCCCCTGAAACGCTTTGTGAGCGATTACATTAGTCTAGTGAGCAACAAGTATCCCTTTTGGAACCGCAGCCTTGGCGCAGATCATTTCTTCTTGTCCTGCCATGATTGG GCGCCAGAAACATCCAAGGTAAATCCATATCTTTTCAACAAAGCAATTAGGGTTTTGTGCAACGCAAATACCTCAGAAGGATTCAATCCCGCCAAAGATGCATCACTACCCGAGGTAAATTTTAGAACGGGTGCAGCAAACGGAATGATGGGAGGTAATTCTGCTCTACGAAGGCCTCTTCTTGCCTTTTTTGCAGGTGGAAATCATGGGCCAATCAGACCTTTGCTGTTAAAGCACtggaaaaatgataatgattcttcttcttcttctgataTTCGAGTGTATGAATACCTTCCAAAGGAACTCGCCCCGTATTATAATGAGATGATGAAAAAGAGCAAATATTGTTTGTGCCCCAGCGGATACGAGGTAGCGAGCCCCCGAATTGTAGAGGCGATCTACAGTGAGTGTGTGCCGGTCATAATATCAGATGATTACGTTCTTCCTTTCAGCGACGTCCTCAATTGGAATGCCTTTTCCCTCTTCCTTCCTTCCACTGAAATTCCCAATCTGAGGACAATACTCGACTCCATCCCTCTCACAAGATATGTGGAGATGCAGCAAAGACTGAAGCAAGTCCGCACGCATTTTGAACTAAATCAGCCTCCCAAACCCTACGACATGTTCCACATGATCCTCCATTCCATTTGGCTCAGGAGACTAAACGTTCACCTTACTCCACATGACTGA
- the LOC131067546 gene encoding probable glycosyltransferase At5g03795 isoform X2, with translation MRVEMELKEARATIRKGAHFRFPPANGYTPRGVIYRDAFAFQRSYMEMEKRFKMFVYKEGELPLVHNGPCKNIYTTEGRFIHEIQLGNRFLTSDPEKAHVFFLPFSVVMMVSYVYKPNTYDTTPLKRFVSDYISLVSNKYPFWNRSLGADHFFLSCHDWAPETSKVNPYLFNKAIRVLCNANTSEGFNPAKDASLPEVNFRTGAANGMMGGNSALRRPLLAFFAGGNHGPIRPLLLKHWKNDNDSSSSSDIRVYEYLPKELAPYYNEMMKKSKYCLCPSGYEVASPRIVEAIYSECVPVIISDDYVLPFSDVLNWNAFSLFLPSTEIPNLRTILDSIPLTRYVEMQQRLKQVRTHFELNQPPKPYDMFHMILHSIWLRRLNVHLTPHD, from the exons ATGCGCGTGGAAATGGAGCTGAAAGAGGCACGAGCAACTATAAGGAAAGGTGCGCACTTTCGCTTTCCCCCTGCAAATGGATACACACCCCGCGGCGTAATCTATAGGGACGCCTTTGCATTTCAGCG GAGTTATATGGAAATGGAGAAGAGGTTCAAGATGTTTGTGTATAAAGAGGGAGAGCTGCCTCTGGTGCACAATGGGCCGTGTAAAAACATATACACGACAGAAGGGAGGTTTATTCACGAGATTCAATTGGGAAATCGATTCCTTACGTCAGACCCGGAGAAGGCTCACGTTTTTTTCCTTCCTTTCAGCGTGGTAATGATGGTGAGCTACGTATACAAGCCTAATACGTACGATACGACGCCCCTGAAACGCTTTGTGAGCGATTACATTAGTCTAGTGAGCAACAAGTATCCCTTTTGGAACCGCAGCCTTGGCGCAGATCATTTCTTCTTGTCCTGCCATGATTGG GCGCCAGAAACATCCAAGGTAAATCCATATCTTTTCAACAAAGCAATTAGGGTTTTGTGCAACGCAAATACCTCAGAAGGATTCAATCCCGCCAAAGATGCATCACTACCCGAGGTAAATTTTAGAACGGGTGCAGCAAACGGAATGATGGGAGGTAATTCTGCTCTACGAAGGCCTCTTCTTGCCTTTTTTGCAGGTGGAAATCATGGGCCAATCAGACCTTTGCTGTTAAAGCACtggaaaaatgataatgattcttcttcttcttctgataTTCGAGTGTATGAATACCTTCCAAAGGAACTCGCCCCGTATTATAATGAGATGATGAAAAAGAGCAAATATTGTTTGTGCCCCAGCGGATACGAGGTAGCGAGCCCCCGAATTGTAGAGGCGATCTACAGTGAGTGTGTGCCGGTCATAATATCAGATGATTACGTTCTTCCTTTCAGCGACGTCCTCAATTGGAATGCCTTTTCCCTCTTCCTTCCTTCCACTGAAATTCCCAATCTGAGGACAATACTCGACTCCATCCCTCTCACAAGATATGTGGAGATGCAGCAAAGACTGAAGCAAGTCCGCACGCATTTTGAACTAAATCAGCCTCCCAAACCCTACGACATGTTCCACATGATCCTCCATTCCATTTGGCTCAGGAGACTAAACGTTCACCTTACTCCACATGACTGA